Genomic window (Trichocoleus sp. FACHB-46):
GCTGCTAGCGATCAATCCTCAAAAGTTTGTCGGCTGCGATTTAGTGGTTGACGAGGCAGAGCAAGTTCTGCGGCATCTCCTCACCAGCTCAACCTGCAATCAGGAAGGTAAACGGCCAGCACTTCTAGCAAGGCTAACCGATCTCGTTAAGGTTGCGCGTCGGGTCATTCTTGCAGATGCAGATATTTCTGATCGCTCTATCAATTACTTCAAAGCACTGCGCGGAGAGAACACACCACTCTATCTGATCCGCAATGACTACAAATCTAATGGATATCCTGTTCGTTTCATTGAAGCAGCCAAGGATGATGCTGTCATCACCGAGTTACTGGCTGATGTGAAAGCAGGGCATCGTATCTTCGTCGCTATTGATGCTAAGTCTGGCTCAAAGGCGATCGCCAAGTTGATTGCCGATTTACAAGCAGTTCGACCTGGCATTCGTGTCATGCTTGTCAACTCTGAAACCAGCGGTGATGAGCCGCAGACGAAGCTCATCCAGCATATCAATGAGCGTGTTCGCGACTATGACGTTCTCATTGTCACTCCCTCGCTATCGACAGGGGCAAGTATTGAAGTTGAGCATTTCGATAAAGTCTACGGCATTTTCTTCGGCGTTCTAAGCGACTCTGACATTGCACAATTTCTTGCACGAGTGCGATCAAATGTTCCTCGCACTGTTTGGTGTGAAAAAACTGGGAAAAACTTTAGCAACGTCTCTAAAAGTGAGTACCCTTTCCTTCTAAAGGAAGCGTTGCGCCTCCGTTGGCACAGAGAAGCTGAACTGCTCAGAACCTCATTGGGATGCCCGGATACTCTATCAGCAAGCACTTTCGAAATAGAGTGGGATGTCAATCCTCATATCAAGTTATGGAGTGAGATTGCAGCAGACATAAATACCTCGATGTGGAATCTTCGGGAGAATGTCCTAGAACGTCTGCTGTCTGAGGGGAATCAAGTTGAGGTTGTAAGTGCAGGCGACGACTTGGATGGTGGATCTCTAATGAAGGAGGCCCGAAAGCAAGTTGAGGCTGAGCGTTGTGTGGCAATCGCTGGAGCAAGACTACTAGATCAATCCGAACGAGCTGCACTGGAGTCTAAAGAAGCCTTAGCCTACGAAGATTCTCTAGCCTTGGAGAAAACTCGGCTTTCGGAATTCTACTGTGTCAATGAGGTTGCGCCGTCCCTAGTGGAGATGGATCAAGAGGGAAGGCTGAGGATGCAACTCCTCGAGCTAGAAGGACTACTCTACGGAACTGCGGCTGAGCGTGATCTGAAGGCCCTAGAAAAACAATTTAAGTGGAAAAAAGGGGTTCTCCCATTCGATCAGCTTTACAACGAGATGCGCCGTCATGCTAGAGAGAGACTTGGGCTAAAGGAATTCCTAGACCCAACTCGTGAATGGGCCGTGGCAGAATTCAAGTCTTTGGGCGAGAAGGTGCGAGGGGCAGGCAAGCAAATTCCGGAGTCTTTGGGATTCAACCCTAGCAAAATGGATGATGCTTCAATCTTCCAGAGGCTTATGCAGCAATTGGGTGTAAGTGTATCCAACCGTCGCCAAGGGCCACGAGGCCAGCAGATTAAGCTGTACCGGATTGACAAGGAGAAATGGGACGAGCTTCAAGCAATCTTGGAGCGTCGGGCCGAGAGGCGATCGCAAGCTGAAGGAAACTCTCGCCATGCAACGGTAGTTAACCCCTCGACCACTGGCATTTCCAGCGCGCCTGGGAAAATGCCCTCTGACGGGAGTCTAAACTCAGCCGATCCTACGGTAGTGACCCCCACCCCAGCCTCAGAAATGTATCACTCTGATACCGTAACCACCCCCGTAGTGAACCCCCCCTTATATAAAAAAACAAATGGGGTTAACTACCAAGATTGTGATGACCAACAAACACCAACGAATCAAACAAGCACCTCCATATATAAGGGAGCGTGGGTGAGTTGGTCGGGGCACATTGGCGCATGGCTGGTCGAGGACGTGGAAGGGGCGATCGCCAAAGTAAGACAACCTAGTTCCCCCTTCCAAATGTCTTGGCCTGCACCACTAAACGAACTTATCAAAATTTGAGTTACAGAGTGAAATTTAAGGCACGATGAGGAGAACGCAAATCGCTTAGATAGTAATGCCACAGCAGGAGTTCTAAGGCTCGGAGGTCAACTAAATTGGATCACTGATTTAGTTGACCTCCCCCAATAAAACAAGAAGCGAGGCTAGTAGAATGAACGATTTTGAATTTGAGCTACGGCTCCTTGAAGGCGATCGCAATCGGCACACGGCAATCATACGGGATCTCAAGCGAGAGTTGCGAGAAGAACGGGAGGGGCTAAAAGAAGGAAGTAAACGTCTGGTGAGAAATGAACAGGATAGGCCAAGAAGATGACTACGGAAACAGAATGCAATCAATACGAGTGGATTCTCCTTTGCCAGTCTGACGATGGTAGTGACCATTCGATAGATTCCAAGCTAGTTGAGTTGAAGGGAGACATCCTGCGTGTTCGGCGCTCCCTCGTGTTGGGAACGCCTGAGCGAACTATGTGGGGAGTGGTTGCAGCTAGCCAAAGCTTGCAGCGGGTGAACCTTGCAACTGGTACTTGGGCTACCGAGAAGGAGGCGTTGCTGGGATTAGAAGCACAGCTATTGCACATCAACGAGCAGGTCAATGGGGAGGAGTATCCCAGCCCTCCCGGTTCGGTAAATGAGGCAGGGTTGAAGTTGGTTCGTACCCTACTGCGCGACCGCAAACGACAGAGGCTCAGCCTTAAGCCTCGAAACAGAAAGCATTTGGTAAAACCTACAAGAAGGAGCACGCATGTCTGACTATCAAAGCGAACTAAATCGAATTCGGCAGAAGCTGGAAGACCCGAACATTGGTTTTGTCATCCCATTTACGGGACGCAGAGTTATCAATCCATTTGGGAATAAAGAATCCAACGTCCGAGACTTCGTTACTAACAATGAGTTAAACCAGTTTGATAGCGATGGAAGCTTAAGCAATAAGCTAGCCAACTCTGCGCCTAATGATTGGGACGAGATCGCTAAGGATTTCGCTGGTCGAGCAGCTACGGGAGAAGCTACCAGAGTTAGAGCGAAGAAAGAGGCTCAAGGCGATCGCCAACGAGAGTTCAGCGACACTGAAGCTTATGAGACTCGCAAGCAAGCTCGCGACACTGCCACTCAAAGGGCACTCCTAGATAAGCAGTTAGAAGGGCAACGATACAACACAGACTCCAACCTCAAGGGAATAGGGATACAAGCTGGAGCATCAACTAAGCAGGCTCAGATTGGTGCAGATGCAGCAATTAGACAGGCTGAGATCGGTGGTCGGTATAACGTTCAAGGCCAAGAGGTAGCGGGTCGTTATGCACTCCAAGGCCAGGAAGTTATGGGCCGCTACAACTTGGAGGGCACACGCATTGGCGCAAATGCATCAATTCGCCAAGCTGAAATTGGAGGCAATGCTAGCCGGGATGTAGCGAATATTGAGGGCAGTTGGAACTATCGCACTACTGACTTAACCAGCGGTCGTCAACTCCAGGGTCAGCGTGAAGGCTTGGCATCTGACGAGAGACGGCAGACCCAGAACTTACTCTCCAATCGACAAGCAATGGGGCAGGAGATGAAGAGACAGGAAGCCTCTGAACTTGTCCAGGCACGATTGCAAAGGGGTGATTCGGGCCGAAACTTCTTGTTGCAGGCAGTAGGACAGAAGCAGTGGTTCCGGTAGGTTAGGGGCGATCGCCTTAGTGAAGGAAGGCACGCGCAAGATCCCTTTTATTTTGTTTTGGAAAGTCTAATGGTGGTGGTATCAAGGTCGGTGCAGCGACCTACCCCCCGAATTTCACTCAAAAGCTTGGAAGGCTTTATAGATATGCCCAGATGGACAGCAGAGGCTCGTGAGAAACAGAGGCAATTAATCAAAGAATGGCAACCTTGGGAGCAATCAACTGGCCCTAGGACTGAGCAGGGTAAGGAAATCTCCAGTCAGAATGCAAGGCGAACTAGCTTGTCAGACCAAGAGTTGATAGGTGGACTGCGAAAGATGCGACACGAACTGGGCGCGATTGCTAGGATTCAGCACAGACAGCGGACAGATGAAGCGTGGGATGCAGTGATTGCATCATTTAATAAGTGAGAATTTGAGGATTTGAGAGAAAACCGAAACGAACTATTCAGTTGTTAGAGGTTTAACAGTAAAGCTCTAGCACGCTACTCCGCTTGTTCGGTTGGTAAAAGTTTTTGTATTACCTCGTTTAATCGGCTAGACTCAGCTTCCGCTTCTGCAAGAAGATCGTCCCAACTATCAGGGGGATGACCGCTTTCAAGCATTTTCCTAAAAACTAAATAGGCATCCGTACTGCTACCGTATGCGCGTTTTGAGTTATCATCATTGACCCAAGCTAAAACAATAACTCTGCTTTTCTGGTGATACCTAAAAAATAGCCGATACTGTTGGAAAAACTTAACTCTGAACCAGTGCTTATACTCATCTCCTAGGGTGTCACCCTGACGATACTCTGTACGAGTTGGGTCCTGAGGAATCACTTCAAAAGCTAACTTGGCTATCGCAGCTAAACGCTTTGCAGCATTTTTTTTCTGGAAATTAGTAGGATCTTTTTGACGCAGATGTTCAACCTGCGTCAAAAGTTCTTCAATCTGTTTTAGAAAAATTGAATGGGTAAAAACATTCCACCCATTTACGATAAACGGCTGACCTACAGACAAATCTATTCGTCCTCGTCAGACAATGGAGCATCAAGATCGAACTCAACATTAGCAACTAGTGACTGAATGCGGTTAACTAATTCAGAACTAATTGCTTGTACATGCTGAGGATTTTTCTTGATGTCTTGAGCAAGAAAATCCAAGAACTGTCCGAGCACAGGATCGTCCTCGCTTTGACTAGCACGAGATATGGTTACTTGTCCATCTGGTTGGATGTCATAACGAATCTTATCCCGTTTACTTAAACCTAAAAATTTCCGTACTGGATCAGGAACAGTAGTTTGATAGCGGTCTGTCAGGGTAGATTCTGATTTTTGATTTAATGTTGGAGCCATACACATTAAACTCACTATTTGAGTTATGCATTGATGGTAATGCAAATGCATTGTCATGTCAAGGGTGGCTTACATAATGGGTGTATGAGTATGACTTCTAGGTACTCTTTCCATCAGCA
Coding sequences:
- a CDS encoding plasmid replication protein, CyRepA1 family: MRLESLEQKCESQTIDSRLINELHYGSAIALDLIELNFKRVEGALAYDYLLYSSKLKRTNTGRLTAQWLKRYQHIEDGGWWVSTEADPLWGAFKPDTPFVNPDTGKLIKYEHPPAIETTTFRLSVPMRIWWMVAERHGLSLSLEDRAGGFWEWVKAHPELPILLAEGAKKAATLLSAGYVAIALPGIFSGRRVLRDESGKAWDEFLIPDLQAFAVSGRTISFCFDADRKPKTIKNVNLAIIKTGRLIARCGCTVKVVCLPLLSGFDKIGVDDFIVAQSAEAFEQIYQQASSLAGFEWRIRQARELTCQPWQVLNIPDLSKASLDIPDHGIIALKSGKGTGKTKAIGAAVARSGALLLLTHRIALGRNLSGRIGCDWKSDIDRANGEFLSDSGYTARIGLCVDSLLAINPQKFVGCDLVVDEAEQVLRHLLTSSTCNQEGKRPALLARLTDLVKVARRVILADADISDRSINYFKALRGENTPLYLIRNDYKSNGYPVRFIEAAKDDAVITELLADVKAGHRIFVAIDAKSGSKAIAKLIADLQAVRPGIRVMLVNSETSGDEPQTKLIQHINERVRDYDVLIVTPSLSTGASIEVEHFDKVYGIFFGVLSDSDIAQFLARVRSNVPRTVWCEKTGKNFSNVSKSEYPFLLKEALRLRWHREAELLRTSLGCPDTLSASTFEIEWDVNPHIKLWSEIAADINTSMWNLRENVLERLLSEGNQVEVVSAGDDLDGGSLMKEARKQVEAERCVAIAGARLLDQSERAALESKEALAYEDSLALEKTRLSEFYCVNEVAPSLVEMDQEGRLRMQLLELEGLLYGTAAERDLKALEKQFKWKKGVLPFDQLYNEMRRHARERLGLKEFLDPTREWAVAEFKSLGEKVRGAGKQIPESLGFNPSKMDDASIFQRLMQQLGVSVSNRRQGPRGQQIKLYRIDKEKWDELQAILERRAERRSQAEGNSRHATVVNPSTTGISSAPGKMPSDGSLNSADPTVVTPTPASEMYHSDTVTTPVVNPPLYKKTNGVNYQDCDDQQTPTNQTSTSIYKGAWVSWSGHIGAWLVEDVEGAIAKVRQPSSPFQMSWPAPLNELIKI
- a CDS encoding type II toxin-antitoxin system YhaV family toxin: MSVGQPFIVNGWNVFTHSIFLKQIEELLTQVEHLRQKDPTNFQKKNAAKRLAAIAKLAFEVIPQDPTRTEYRQGDTLGDEYKHWFRVKFFQQYRLFFRYHQKSRVIVLAWVNDDNSKRAYGSSTDAYLVFRKMLESGHPPDSWDDLLAEAEAESSRLNEVIQKLLPTEQAE
- a CDS encoding type II toxin-antitoxin system PrlF family antitoxin; its protein translation is MAPTLNQKSESTLTDRYQTTVPDPVRKFLGLSKRDKIRYDIQPDGQVTISRASQSEDDPVLGQFLDFLAQDIKKNPQHVQAISSELVNRIQSLVANVEFDLDAPLSDEDE